The Oceanithermus desulfurans sequence CCTGGCGGTGCAGAAGCGCGAGATCCTCTGGGTCGTGGGCGGCCGCCCCGACCGGGTGGAGCTCCCGGGCGTGCCGGTGAAGAAGCAGCGGATGGCGCTGCTCTTCGGCTGCTGCGTGCTCGTGGGCGTCCTCGTCACCCCGGCGGGCGTGCGGCTCTCCGACTTCCTGGCGAGCGCCAAGTCCTTTCAGACGCTCTTCGACGTGCGGCTCTACGCCCTGGCCGGCGACACCCCGGCGCGCGAGCTCGAGGTGCGGCAGGCCTTCGAGTTCGTGACCGTCAACGTGCAGCGGATCCTGGGCATCATGGAGGCGCCGCGGTTCGACGACGAAGACACCCGGCTTACGCTTTTCCGCTAGCGCGACCCCCGGCCGCGGCCGGGGGTCTTCGTCGCGGCCGGGCTAGAACCGCGCCAGCACCTGGCGGATGCGTTCCAGCTGGTTGTGGGCCTCTTCCAGGTTGCGCCGTTCGCGCTCGACCACCTCGGCCGGGGCGCGTTCCGTGAACCCGGGGTTGGCGAGCTTCTTCTCGAGCCCGGCGATGCGGCGCTCCAGTTCGGCGGCCTTCTTCTGCTGCTTCTGCTTCCAGGCCGCGACGTCCACCAGCCCCTCGAGCTCGAGCCAGACGGTGACCTGGGGCGTGACGGCGCTGACGGCCTTCTGCGGCCGGCCCTGCTGCACTTCGGCGCGGGCGAGGAAGCGGAAGAAGTCGGCGTTCTCGAGCAGCACGGCGGCTCCCGGACCCTCGGCGTGGACGGTGAGCTCCTGCTGCGGCGGCAGGCCCAGCTCGGCCCGCAGGCTGCGGGTGGCCGTGACCGCGTCCTGCAGCACCTTGAAGGCGGCCAGGGCTTCGGGGTCGGCCGCGAAGGCCTCGGCGGCGGGCCACTCGGCGAGCGCCAGCTCGGCCTCGGGGTCCTGCTTCAGCGCGGTGTAGATCTCGCTGGTGACGAAGGGCATGAAGGGGTGGAGGAGTTTCAGCAGGGCCTCGAGCGCCGTCTCCAGTCCCCGCAGCGTGGCGGCGTTGCCCGAGCGCAGCGCCGGTTTGGCGGCCTCGATGTACCAGTCGCAGAACTCGCTCCAGACCAGCTGATAGACCTCGCGGCTGGCGAGCGCCAGATCGTAGGCGTCGTAGAGCTGGGTGATGTTGCGGATGCCCTCACGCAGCCGCGCTGCCATCCAGCGGTCGGCCAGGGTGGGCGCGTCGGCCTTCGCCTCGAAGCCCTCGCGGTTCATGAAGACGAAGCGGGCGGCGTTCCAAAGCTTGTTGGCGAAGTTGCGGCCCATCTCCACCCAGCGGCGGTCGAAGCGGATGTCCTGGCCGCCGGTGGCCAGGTGAATCAGGGCGAAGCGCAGCGCGTCGGCGCCGTAGGCCTCCACCAGCTCGAGCGGGTCCACCACGTTGCCCTTCGACTTCGACATCTTCTTGCCCTTCTCGTCGAGTACCAGGCCGTGGAGCATCACCGCCTCGAAGGGGCGGCGGCCGTCGAAGTGGTAGCCCGAGACCTCCATGCGGCTGACCCAGAGGAAGAGGATGTCGTAGCCGGTGACCAGCACGCTGGTGGGGTAGAAGGCGCGGTAGTCCTCGGTGTCCTCGGGCCAGCCCAGCGTCGAGAGCGGCCACAGCGCCGAGGAGAACCAGGTGTCGAGCACGTCGGGGTCGCGCTCGAGCTCGGGGCTGCCGCAGGTGGCGCAGACCTTGGGGTCCTCGTCGAAGGTTTCCAGCTCCGGCACGGTGACGTGCCCCTCGGGGCAGTACCAGGCGGGGATCTGGTGGCCCCACCAGAGCTGGCGGCTGATGTTCCAGTCGCGGATGTTCTCGAACCAGTCGATGTTGACCTTGCGCCAGCGCTCCGGGTAGAACCGGATGTCGCCTTCCTTCAGCTTGGGCAGCACCTCGTCCGCCAGCGGTTTCATCTTGAGCCACCACTGCGGGAAGAGGGCGTACTCGACCGCGGTGCCGCAGCGGTCGCAGGTGGCCAGCGCGATCTGGTAGGGCTCGGTCGCGCGCAGGTAGCCTTCTTCCTCGAGCGCCCGCGCCACCGCCTTCCGCGCTTCAAAGCGGTCCAGGCCGCGGAAGCGCTCGGGAACCCGTTCGCTGACCAGCTTCCCCTCCAGGTCGATCACGCTGGGCTCGGGCAGGCCGTGCCGATGCCCGATCTCGTAGTCGGTGGGGTCGTGCGCCGGGGTGATCTTGAGGGCCCCGGTGCCGAACTCGCGCTCCACCGCTTCGTCGGCGATGACGGGAATCCAGATCTCGGTCAGCGGGATGCGCGCCTTCTTGCCGATCAGGTCCTTGTAGCGTTCGTCTTCGGGGTGGACGGCGATGGCCACGTCGGCGAAGATCGTCTCCGGGCGCACCGTGGCGATGCGGATCTCGCCGCCGCCCTCGAGCGGGTAGGCGATGGTGTAGAGGGTGCCCTGGGTGGGGGTGTTGTTGACCTCGAGGTCCGAGAGCGTCGTCTCGCAGCGGGGGCACCAGTTGAGCAGCCGTTCGCCGCGGTAGATCAGCCCCTCGTGGTGGTAGCGGACGAAGGCGTAGCGCACCGCGCGGCTGCGGGTCTCGTCCATGGTGAAGGCGAGGCGGCTCCAGTCGGCGCTGGCCCCCAGCCGTTTGAGCTGCTCCAGAATCTGCCCGCCCGACTCCTCGCGCCACCGCCAGACGCGCTCCAAGAACTTCTCGCGCCCCAGCTCGTGGCGGCTCTGGCCTTCCTTGGCGAGCAGCCGTTCGACCACCACCTGGGTGGCGATGCCGGCGTGGTCGGTGCCGGGAAGCCAGACGGCCTCGTAACCGCGCAGCCGCTTGTAGCGAATCAGCGCGTCCTGCAGGGCGTTGTCGAGGGCGTGGCCCATGTGCAGCACGCCGGTCACGTTGGGCGGCGGCATAACGATGACGAAGGGGGGCTTGCCGCTGTGCGGGTCGGCGACGAAGGGCCGCTCGGCCCAGCGTTCGGCCCAGCGGGGCTCGACCTGGTGGGGATCGTAGGCTTTGGACAGTTCCTTCATGCGTACCTCCGGTGGGGGGCCATGAAAAAGCCCCGCGTCCGTGCGCGGACGAGGAGGATTCCCCGCGGTACCACCGCGCTTCGGGAGGCGGCCTGCGGCCGCCGGCTCGTGGCTCGTGGTTCGTGGTAGGTGGTAAAACCACTAACTACAAGCCACAGGCCACGTACCGCATCTCCCGCTCTCTTTCGCGCTGTATCGGGCGCACCCGGCGGGGTCTACTGAGCCTTGCGGCCGTTCTTCCCGCGGCGCCTCGGGCGACGTTCGGCGGTGCGGCGGCGGGCCCCTTCCAGCCGTGGGGGCCCTCTCTGGGGCCGCGCGGGCCGCCTACTCCTCCCGAGCAGGCCTTGATCCGAGTATAGCAGCGTCCAGGCGCGGGCTCCCACGTATAACGAAAAATCGCCTGATCGCTTCAAAACCGATATACTGGGGCCATGCTCCCGACCGCGCTTGACGACGAAGGCAGGGCTTCCGAGACCTTCCGCGCCAACGCCAGCGCCTGGGTGGACCGCATCACCGCCTACCGCGAGACCCTGGCCGAGCTGCAGCGTGGCGGCGGGGAGCGCGCGATCCAGCGCCAGCACGAGAAGGGCCGGCTTACCGCGCGCGAACGCATCGCCCGGCTGGTGGACGAGGGCAGCCCCTTCGACGAACTGATGACCTTTGCCGGCTGGGGGATGTACGAGGAGTGGGGCGGCGCCCCAGGCGGCGGCACCGTGACCGGCATCGGCCGCATTCACGGGCGCGAGTGGATGATCATCGCCAACGACGCCACCGTCAAGGCCGGGGCCTTTTTTCCGATCACCGCCAAGAAGGTGATCCGGGCGCAGACCATCGCCTTCGAGAACCGGATCCCCACCGTCTACCTGGTGGACTCGGCCGGCGTCTTCCTGCCGCTGCAGGACGAGGTGTTTCCCGACCAGGACGACTTCGGCCGCATCTTCTACCTCAACGCCCGCATGAGCGCCGCGGGCATCCCCCAGATCAGCGCCATCATGGGTAACTGCGTGGCCGGCGGCGCCTACCTGCCGGTGATGACCGACGCCCTGGTGATGACCGAGGGCTCCGGCCTCTACCTGGCGGGGCCGGCGCTGGTCAAGGCGGCCATCGGCCAGGAGGTGAGCTCCGAGGAGCTGGGCGGCGCTAAGATGCACGCCGAGACCTCGGGCACGGTAGACTTCTACGAGCCCGACGACGAGGCGGCGCTCGAGCGGGTACGCACCCTCGCCGGCCTTTACGCCGCGCCGAAGCGGGCCCGCTGGGCGCAGGACCGCAAGGAGATCCGGGAGCCGGCCTACGACGCCCGCGACCTCTACGGCCTGGTGCACCCGGAAGGGGAGAGCCCCTACGACGTACGCGAGGTGATCGCCCGGTTGGTGGACGCCTCCGAGTTCCACGAGTACAAGGCACGGTGGGGCGAGACGCTGGTCACCGGCTTCGCCCGCATAGGCGGGTTCCCGGTGGGGATCGTCGCCAACCAGCGGCTCGTCATCAAGAAGAAGGGCCGCATCGAGGTGGGCGGGGTCATCTACGCCGAGGCGGCCGACAAGGCGGCGCGCTTCATCCTCGACGTCAACCAGATGCGCATTCCGCTCCTTTTCCTGCAGGACGTCAGCGGCTTCATGGTGGGCAAGGCCTCGGAGGAGGCGGGGATCATCCGCCGCGGGGCCAAGCTGGTGAACGCGGTCTCCAACTCGGTGGTGCCCAAGATCACGGTGATCCTGGGCGGCTCGTTCGGCGCGGGCAACTACGCGCTGGCGGGCAAGGCCTACGCGCCGCGGCTGCTCTTCGCCTGGCCCAGCGCCAAGTACGCGGTGATGGGCGGCACCCAGGCGGCCAGCACCCTGTTGCAGCTGGAAGTGGCGCAACTCAAGCGCAAGGGCCGGGAGCCGAGCGCCGAGGAGCTGGAGCGGCTCTACGAGGAGATCAAGAGCCGCTACGACGCCACCCTCGACCCCCGCTACGCCGCGGCGCGGCTGTGGGTGGACGAGATCATCTTCCCCCACGAGACCCGCGAACGCCTGATCCGGGCGCTCGAGGCCGTGAGCCTGGACGACTCGGAAGCACCCTTGCAGACGGGCGTCTTCCAGGTGTAGGAGGCGGCTATGGCCGAGCCCGTGACCTACGTCGAGTGCCCCCGGGACGCCTGGCAGGGCTTCGGGCGAACGATCCCGACCGCAGAGAAGGCCGCGTTCCTGCGCCGGTTGCTGGACGCGGGCTTCGACCACCTGGACCTGGCCAGCTTCGTCTCGCCCAAGTGGGTGCCGCAGATGGCCGACTCCGAAGAGGTTCTTAGGCTGCTGCCGCCGCCGGCCGGGCGCGACTACCTGGCCATCGTCGCCAACGAGCGGGGGATGGAGCGGGCGCTGGCGGCGGAGAACCTGACCTCGGTGGGCTACCCCTTCTCGATCAGCGAGACCTTCCAGCAGAAGAACACCCGGCGTTCCATTGAAGATTCCTGGCCGCTGGTGGAGCGGATGCTCGAGCTCGCGCGCGGCGGCGGGCTGGAGCTGGTGGTCTACGTCTCCATGGGCTTCGGCAACCCCTACGGCGACCCCTGGAGCGCGGAGATGGTGGTCGACTTCGTCGGCCGCCTGCGGGCGCTCGGCGTGCGTCGCATCGCCATCGCCGACACCTACGGGGTGGCCGGACCCGAGCGCATCCACGAGGTGCTGGCGGCGGTGGCCGCTGCCCACGGCGCCGCCGGCCTGGGGGCCCACCTGCACAGCCGGCCCGATCCGGACGAGGTGCGGGCCAAGGTGGACGCGGTGCTGGAGGCGGGGGTGCGCTGGCTCGAGGGAGCGCTGGGCGGCATCGGCGGCTGCCCCTTCGCCGGCGACGAGCTGGTGGGTAACCTGCCCACCGAGGCGGTGCTGCTCTACCTGGCCGAACGCGGGTTCACCACGGGCGTGGACACGGGCGCCCTCGACCGCTTGTCCCGGGAGGCCAACCGCTTGCGCACCCGCTACGCCGGATAGCCCCCAGCCTCCCGCCCTATCCCAAACCCCGTGCTACCTTCAAAGCGTGATGAACCCTGTAGCCTTTTCTACTTTTAGGCGCCTCGTGCGTCCTGCACTCGCTCTGATGCTCGTCCTGGCCCTGGCCCAGTGCGGCTCCGCCGGCACCGGCGGTTCCGGCCCGGACGCGGGCACGATCGGCGAGGACGTCTTCCCGATCGGCGTCTACTTCGTCCGCGGTCAAAAGCCCATCTTCGACGAAGGTAGCGAAACCGACTTCCGCGCCGACCCCGAGCAGGCCCGGGCCGACTACGCCCGCGAGTTCGGCGACCTGGCCGCCGGGGGGTTCAACGTGGCCGTCATGTCGGTGGACCCGATCGCCTTCGGCGACCGCTACGAGGAGGTGCTGAGCGTTCTGCTCGACGAGGCGCAGAAGAACGGCGTGAGGCTCATCCTCCCGCTCGGGCACGTCCAGAGCCTCTTGGGCGAGCTGCGCGACGAGCTGAGCGACGCCGACCTCTACCAGGCCGCCGCCCAGGACTACCTCGAATACTTCAAGAACTCGCCGGCGGTGCTGGGCTACGTCGTCTTCGACGAACCCGTACCCGAGGGCGAGCCGGGCCCCGACGGCCAGGTGGTCAAGCCCGAGCAGCTGGGCCAGGCGCGCGCCTTCATCGAGGCGGTCCACCCGGGGGCGTACGCGCTTTCTTCCTGGGCCGACGTGAACCACATGGCCGTCTTGCAGGCGGGTATGAACAGCCGGGTGCTTTTCATGGACGTCTACCCGCTGGCCGAGGACAAGGCCGTCGGCGACTTTTCCGACGCCTGGCCGCGCGGCAACCCCGACGACGGCAGCTTCGCAGGCGGGGCCGACCAGCCCACCTACTACGCGTACCTCGACATGAGCCGCGAGGCGCTACCGGGCGTGCCCCAGTGGGTGATCGTCCAGGCCTTCGAGCCCATTCCGCCGGAGCACCCCCACTACTGGCGCAGGCCCGAACCCGCCGAGCTGCGCCACGAGGTGATGGCGGCGCTGGCCCACGGGGCGAAGGGCATCTTCTACTTCCTCTACCAGTCGGAGAGCTGGGTCCACGGCCTGCGCGACGCCAGCTACCGGCCCACTCCGTTGCTTGAGGAAGCTGCGCGCGCCAACGCCAAGGTGCAAAAGATGGGCCCGACGCTGCTAAAGATCACCCGCAACGACGCCTTCCGGCCCGAGGTGAGCTCCGGCGAGGGGTTCGGGTACACCGACGCCGAGGGAGGGCGCTACGTCTTCATCCTCAACACCGACGTGCTCCACGCCGTGGACGTTACCGTGACCCTGCCCGCCGCCTGGAGCGGCGCTAGCGCTGCGGCGGACGTGGCCAGCGACGAGTCGTTCGCTATTCGCAGCGGCAGCCTGACGGTCAACGTCGCCCCCGGCGACGCCCGGCTGCTCAGGTTGGGTGAGTAAGCTCGGTGAGCCAGCGCGCTGCGGCGTCCGCACTTTCCAGACGGGCGCCGCGCTCGGGTTCGAACCAGGCCAGCAAAGCGGTCTCGTCCTCGGGATACCGCCCCTCGTCCGGGGTGAGCACGAGCTTGTGGTCGCCGTCGGCAAGGCGCACGAGGCCGGTGAGCCGGGCCGTCGAACGGGTACGGGCGCGGAGCGGAGGCCCGAGCACCACCGCGTCCACCTCCTCGCCGTCGGCGGGGTTGACGAGGCCCGGGAGAAAGCCGTAGTTGACCGGGGCGGCGAGGCCTTCGAGCGTGCGCACGAAGCCGCCGCCCTTCCACTCCCAACGCTCGTGGCTCCCCTTGGGCCATTCGATCACGACGGTCAGCTTCATCCGGTTCCCAGGAGGACGCGCGCCACGCTCAGGTAGATGACCAGCCCCGAGACGTCGGAGATGGTCGCGATGAGCGGGTTCGAGATGAGGGCGGGGTCCAGCCCCAGCTTTTCCAGCGCGATGGGCAGCAGCGCGCCCGCGAGGTTGGCGACGATGACGAGCAGGAAGAGCGCGAGCGCCACGACCGGGGTGACCCCGAGAAAGCCGTCGAGCGCCACCTTGAGGGCGATCAGGGCCGAAAGGGTGAGGCCCAGCAGGACGCCGACGCCCAGCTCTTTGAAGAGGACGTGGGGCCAGTCGCTCAGGTCGATGTCGCGGGTCGCCAGGGCGCGCACGATCAGCGTAGACGACTGGTTGCCGGTGTTGCCTCCGGTGCCGAGGAGCACCGGGATGTAGAAGGCCAGCGCCGTGGTGGCCTCGAGCACCGACGAGAAGCCCGCCAGGATCGTCGAGGTGAACATCCCGGTGACGATCAGAATCACCAGCCAACGCGCCCGCGCGCTCCACAGCTCCCAGGCGCTCGAACGGCTGTAGACCAGCTCGGGTGCGTCGACCGCGCCCAGGCGGTGGATGTCTTCGGTGGCCTCTTCCTCGAGCACGTCGATGACGTCGTCGATGGTCACGATGCCCACGAGCCGGCCCGCGTCGTCGGTGACGGGGACGACGGTGAGGTCGTAGTCGGCCATCACCCGCGCCACCTCCTCCTGGTCGGTCCCGGTGGTCACGTGGATGACGTCGGGGTTCATGATCTCGGCCACCCGCATCGAGGGATCGGCCACGATCAGGTCGCGCAGGCTGAGCACGCCCACCAGGTGCCCCTCGTCGTCGAGGACGTAGAGGTAGTAGACGGTCTCGGCGTCGGGCGCGGCGCGGCGGAGGAACTGGAGGACCTCGTCCACGGTCATGCCCGCCCGGACCGCGACGTACTCCGGGGTCATCAGACCGCCGGCGTCGTCCTCGTCGTAGGCGGAAAGCGCTTCGACCTCGGCCCGGGTCTTGGGGTCGAGCCACTCCTTGAGCTGGCGCGCCAGGGCCGGGTCTTCTTCCTCGACCGCCTGGAGGGCGTCGGTCAGGTCGTCGGGGTCGAGCTCTTCGAGGATCTGGCGCACCCGCCAGGGCGGCAGCGTTTCCAGAAACTCCGCCTGGTCCTCGGGGTCCAGCTCGCTGAAGATCTGCGCGGCGGCCTCGGCGTCCAGATAGGTGAGCAGGACGTACTGGTGCTCGCCCGGAAGGTCGTCCCAGTGCTCCAGGATCTCCTGCGGGTGGATCTTGTCGCCCAGCGCCTGCACGAGGGCCACGTCCCCTTTTTGCAAGGCGCGGGTCAGGGAGTCGAACAAGTTTTCGCGCACCTGGGTCCGCATGGAGCCTCCTGCAGCGGGGATTCGGCTTCGAGAAAGCCAAAGCTCAGTCTAACACGTAGCGCGAAATCCGCCGTTTGCACGTCGCTGGATAACCGCGTGCCCATGGGCGCATACCGCGCCGACGCCATCGCTTAAAACCTCAGATAAATTGCGGTTGACACGCTCAAGGTAAGCGGGCTATGCTTAGCGCTGGCCTGGAGCCTGGAGGGTCATGTTCGAGAACCTGAGTCGCAGACTACAACAAACGCTCGACGGCCTGCGCGGCCGCGGGCGCATCGGCGAGGCCGACCTCAAGAAGGTCATGCGCGAGATCCGCATGAGCCTGCTCGAGGCCGACGTGAACTTCGAGGTCGCCAAGGCCTTCACCAAGCGCGTCCAGGAGAAGGCGCTGGGGCAGAAGGTCTACGAGTCGCTCACCCCGGCCGAACAGATCTACACCATCGTCTACGACGAGCTGCGCGAGCTCTTGGGTTCCGAGCCGAAGCAGCCCGAGCTGAAGCACGAGGGCAACGTCTGGTTCCTGGTCGGTCTCCAGGGCACCGGTAAGACGACGGCCGCCGGCAAGCTGGCCCGGCTCTACAAGAGCAAGGGCCGCCGACCTCTGCTGGTGGCCGCCGACACTCAGCGGCCGGCCGCGCGCGACCAGCTGCGCATCCTCGCCGAGCAGGTGGGGGTGCCGGTGCTGGAGGTGCAAAACGGCGAGAAGCCGGCCGAGACCGCGCGCCGCCTGCGCGAGCACCTGGCCGGGGACTACCGTGACCTGGTCATCGTCGACACCGCGGGCCGCTTGCAGATCGACGAGGCCTTGATGGACGAGCTGGCGGAGCTGAAGGAGGTGCTCGAGCCCACCGAGACGCTGCTCGTCGTCGACGCCATGATGGGGCAGGAGGCCCTGGGCGTCTCCCGCACCTTCGACGAGCGCATCGGCGTGAGCGGCCTCGTCCTCACCAAGCTCGACGGCGACGCCCGCGGCGGCGCGGCGCTCAGCGCCCGCTACGTCACCGACAAGCCCATCTACTTCGGCGGCACCTCCGAGAAGCTCGACGGCCTCGAGCCCTTCTACCCCGACCGGCTGGCGCAGCGCATCCTCGGTATGGGCGACATCCAGACGCTGATGGAGCGCGCCCAGGCCGCCGAGCTGGAAGAGCCCGACAAGGCCCCGCACGAGTTCGACCTCAACGACCTGCTCGCCCAGATGAAGCAGATCCAGAAGATGGGCTCGATGACCGAGCTCATGAAGATGATCCCCGGGCTCAGCCGCGCCCTACCGCAAGATTTCCAGCTCGATCCCAAGGCCACCAAGCACCTGGAGGCCATCATCCAGTCCATGACCCCCGCGGAGCGCAGGAACCCGCGGATCCTCAACGCCTCGCGTCGGCGCCGCATCGCCAAGGGCAGCGGCACCAGCGTGCAGGAGATCAACCGGCTCATCAAGACCTTCGAGGAGACGAAGGGCATGATGAAAACGCTCGCCAAGAG is a genomic window containing:
- a CDS encoding DUF6812 domain-containing protein, translated to MYARSTEPFEVRVHTAEFRIYGSMHLPKGGGTATFLNKDKRPLVPLTGVLVYAPGYDHPPRAEEMRAAADFLAVQKREILWVVGGRPDRVELPGVPVKKQRMALLFGCCVLVGVLVTPAGVRLSDFLASAKSFQTLFDVRLYALAGDTPARELEVRQAFEFVTVNVQRILGIMEAPRFDDEDTRLTLFR
- a CDS encoding valine--tRNA ligase: MKELSKAYDPHQVEPRWAERWAERPFVADPHSGKPPFVIVMPPPNVTGVLHMGHALDNALQDALIRYKRLRGYEAVWLPGTDHAGIATQVVVERLLAKEGQSRHELGREKFLERVWRWREESGGQILEQLKRLGASADWSRLAFTMDETRSRAVRYAFVRYHHEGLIYRGERLLNWCPRCETTLSDLEVNNTPTQGTLYTIAYPLEGGGEIRIATVRPETIFADVAIAVHPEDERYKDLIGKKARIPLTEIWIPVIADEAVEREFGTGALKITPAHDPTDYEIGHRHGLPEPSVIDLEGKLVSERVPERFRGLDRFEARKAVARALEEEGYLRATEPYQIALATCDRCGTAVEYALFPQWWLKMKPLADEVLPKLKEGDIRFYPERWRKVNIDWFENIRDWNISRQLWWGHQIPAWYCPEGHVTVPELETFDEDPKVCATCGSPELERDPDVLDTWFSSALWPLSTLGWPEDTEDYRAFYPTSVLVTGYDILFLWVSRMEVSGYHFDGRRPFEAVMLHGLVLDEKGKKMSKSKGNVVDPLELVEAYGADALRFALIHLATGGQDIRFDRRWVEMGRNFANKLWNAARFVFMNREGFEAKADAPTLADRWMAARLREGIRNITQLYDAYDLALASREVYQLVWSEFCDWYIEAAKPALRSGNAATLRGLETALEALLKLLHPFMPFVTSEIYTALKQDPEAELALAEWPAAEAFAADPEALAAFKVLQDAVTATRSLRAELGLPPQQELTVHAEGPGAAVLLENADFFRFLARAEVQQGRPQKAVSAVTPQVTVWLELEGLVDVAAWKQKQQKKAAELERRIAGLEKKLANPGFTERAPAEVVERERRNLEEAHNQLERIRQVLARF
- a CDS encoding acyl-CoA carboxylase subunit beta; amino-acid sequence: MLPTALDDEGRASETFRANASAWVDRITAYRETLAELQRGGGERAIQRQHEKGRLTARERIARLVDEGSPFDELMTFAGWGMYEEWGGAPGGGTVTGIGRIHGREWMIIANDATVKAGAFFPITAKKVIRAQTIAFENRIPTVYLVDSAGVFLPLQDEVFPDQDDFGRIFYLNARMSAAGIPQISAIMGNCVAGGAYLPVMTDALVMTEGSGLYLAGPALVKAAIGQEVSSEELGGAKMHAETSGTVDFYEPDDEAALERVRTLAGLYAAPKRARWAQDRKEIREPAYDARDLYGLVHPEGESPYDVREVIARLVDASEFHEYKARWGETLVTGFARIGGFPVGIVANQRLVIKKKGRIEVGGVIYAEAADKAARFILDVNQMRIPLLFLQDVSGFMVGKASEEAGIIRRGAKLVNAVSNSVVPKITVILGGSFGAGNYALAGKAYAPRLLFAWPSAKYAVMGGTQAASTLLQLEVAQLKRKGREPSAEELERLYEEIKSRYDATLDPRYAAARLWVDEIIFPHETRERLIRALEAVSLDDSEAPLQTGVFQV
- a CDS encoding hydroxymethylglutaryl-CoA lyase; translation: MAEPVTYVECPRDAWQGFGRTIPTAEKAAFLRRLLDAGFDHLDLASFVSPKWVPQMADSEEVLRLLPPPAGRDYLAIVANERGMERALAAENLTSVGYPFSISETFQQKNTRRSIEDSWPLVERMLELARGGGLELVVYVSMGFGNPYGDPWSAEMVVDFVGRLRALGVRRIAIADTYGVAGPERIHEVLAAVAAAHGAAGLGAHLHSRPDPDEVRAKVDAVLEAGVRWLEGALGGIGGCPFAGDELVGNLPTEAVLLYLAERGFTTGVDTGALDRLSREANRLRTRYAG
- a CDS encoding inorganic diphosphatase gives rise to the protein MKLTVVIEWPKGSHERWEWKGGGFVRTLEGLAAPVNYGFLPGLVNPADGEEVDAVVLGPPLRARTRSTARLTGLVRLADGDHKLVLTPDEGRYPEDETALLAWFEPERGARLESADAAARWLTELTHPT
- the mgtE gene encoding magnesium transporter, translated to MRENLFDSLTRALQKGDVALVQALGDKIHPQEILEHWDDLPGEHQYVLLTYLDAEAAAQIFSELDPEDQAEFLETLPPWRVRQILEELDPDDLTDALQAVEEEDPALARQLKEWLDPKTRAEVEALSAYDEDDAGGLMTPEYVAVRAGMTVDEVLQFLRRAAPDAETVYYLYVLDDEGHLVGVLSLRDLIVADPSMRVAEIMNPDVIHVTTGTDQEEVARVMADYDLTVVPVTDDAGRLVGIVTIDDVIDVLEEEATEDIHRLGAVDAPELVYSRSSAWELWSARARWLVILIVTGMFTSTILAGFSSVLEATTALAFYIPVLLGTGGNTGNQSSTLIVRALATRDIDLSDWPHVLFKELGVGVLLGLTLSALIALKVALDGFLGVTPVVALALFLLVIVANLAGALLPIALEKLGLDPALISNPLIATISDVSGLVIYLSVARVLLGTG
- the ffh gene encoding signal recognition particle protein — translated: MFENLSRRLQQTLDGLRGRGRIGEADLKKVMREIRMSLLEADVNFEVAKAFTKRVQEKALGQKVYESLTPAEQIYTIVYDELRELLGSEPKQPELKHEGNVWFLVGLQGTGKTTAAGKLARLYKSKGRRPLLVAADTQRPAARDQLRILAEQVGVPVLEVQNGEKPAETARRLREHLAGDYRDLVIVDTAGRLQIDEALMDELAELKEVLEPTETLLVVDAMMGQEALGVSRTFDERIGVSGLVLTKLDGDARGGAALSARYVTDKPIYFGGTSEKLDGLEPFYPDRLAQRILGMGDIQTLMERAQAAELEEPDKAPHEFDLNDLLAQMKQIQKMGSMTELMKMIPGLSRALPQDFQLDPKATKHLEAIIQSMTPAERRNPRILNASRRRRIAKGSGTSVQEINRLIKTFEETKGMMKTLAKSPRKRRGFFGRR